One window of the Entelurus aequoreus isolate RoL-2023_Sb linkage group LG18, RoL_Eaeq_v1.1, whole genome shotgun sequence genome contains the following:
- the hmgb2a gene encoding high mobility group protein B2a, which translates to MTKDPNKPRGKTSSYAFFVATCREEHKKKHPGTSVGFAEFSKKCSERWKTMSGKEKLKFEDLAKNDKVRYDREMKTYIPPKGAKKGKKKKDPNAPKRPPSAFFVFCSEHRPKIKEDHPGISIGDIAKKLGELWSLQSAKDKIPFEAKAAKLKEKYEKDVAAYKASTGSGKADTGKKGGPGRPKKPQPVEDDDDDDDDEDDDEDDDDDEDDD; encoded by the exons ATGACGAAGGATCCAAACAAGCCCAGAGGCAAAACCTCATCCTACGCCTTCTTTGTGGCGACCTGCCGCGAGGAGCACAAAAAGAAGCACCCTGGAACCAGTGTGGGCTTTGCTGAGTTTTCAAAGAAATGCTCAGAAAGATGGAAG ACTATGTCCGGCAAGGAAAAGCTGAAGTTTGAGGACCTGGCGAAGAATGACAAGGTCCGATACGATCGGGAGATGAAGACATACATCCCCCCTAAAGGTGCTAAaaaggggaagaagaagaaggatccCAATGCCCCCAAAAGGCCACC TTCCGCCTTCTTCGTCTTCTGCTCGGAACACCGTCCCAAGATCAAGGAGGACCATCCGGGTATTTCCATTGGTGACATTGCCAAGAAGCTTGGTGAGCTGTGGTCTTTACAGTCTGCCAAAGACAAGATTCCGTTTGAGGCGAAAGCCGCCAAGCTGAAGGAAAAGTATGAGAAG GATGTTGCCGCATATAAAGCGTCCACTGGCTCAGGGAAGGCCGACACCGGAAAGAAGGGTGGCCCAGGCAGGCCCAAAAAGCCGCAACCAGTTGAAGAtgacgacgatgatgatgatgacgaggaCGATGACGAAGATGACGACGATGATGAAGATGACGATTAA
- the LOC133634139 gene encoding uncharacterized protein LOC133634139 isoform X2 produces the protein MASRGGKTPQQGIKAHFTRHSKTTTTNSGTSLASPASSSVAAKEANAGSMTAASLPPEMESLHRLMTASMENIIAPLKRTMDEVKIIVEDQGKRIVDLEENATQLTERVTALEAICEQLLTQNESLNERMEDASNRSRRCNLRVTNVLPSPGERNDCVQFMQNFFATVLGDVFTEPPILDRAHRIGQDACTTGRQEPATMEGTENYALSRLCASYCETSCHIHQARLPDMERNTTTKPARRGRATTQERGDTGREREEENGAGLGNEEDGTHGKNGPGGEDEAMGGISVEGEYNDEVNDGEEEDGGSGSESGDNMGALDENDGTE, from the exons ATGGCTTCGCGGGGCGGCAAAACTCCACAGCAGGGGATAAAGGCGCACTTTACTCGGCATAGTAAAACTACCACTACAAACAGTGGGACTAGCTTAGCCTCTCCAGCTAGTAGCTCTGTAGCTGCTAAAGAGGCTAATGCTGGTAGCATGACCGCAGCCAGCCTACCCCCAGAAATGGAGAGCCTACACCGACTCATGACCGCATCAATGGAGAATATAATAGCTCCGCTGAAGAGGACCATGGATGAAGTGAAGATAATTGTGGAGGATCAAGGCAAAAGGATCGTCGACTTGGAAGAAAACGCAACGCAGCTAACTGAACGAGTCACCGCTCTTGAGGCTATATGTGAGCAGCTCTTGACCCAGAACGAGTCACTGAACGAACGCATGGAAGACGCCTCTAACAGGTCTAGACGCTGCAACCTGCGCGTCACGAACGTACTACCGAGTCCTGGGGAAAGGAACGACTGTGTTCAATTCATGCAAAACTTTTTTGCCACAGTACTTGGGGACGTGTTCACCGAGCCACCCATACTAGACAGAGCGCACAGGATCG GACAAGATGCGTGCACTACGGGCAGACAGGAGCCTGCTACAATGGAAGGGACAGAAAATTATGCTCTATCCAGATTATGCGCCAGCTACTGTGAAACTTCGTGCCACATTCACCAAG CCAGACTCCCGGACATGGAGAGAAACACAACTACCAAACCAGCGAGAAGAGGGCGCGCCACCACCCAGGAGAGAGGCGACACCGGCCGGGAGAGAGAGGAGGAGAACGGCGCTGGACTAGGCAACGAAGAGGATGGAACGCACGGGAAGAACGGTCCGGGAGGAGAGGACGAGGCGATGGGAGGCATCAGCGTGGAAGGAGAATATAACGACGAGGTGAACGACGGCGAAGAAGAAGACGGCGGCAGCGGCAGCGAGTCCGGAGACAACATGGGGGCTCTGGACGAGAATGACGGTACTGAGTAG
- the LOC133634139 gene encoding uncharacterized protein LOC133634139 isoform X1 translates to MASRGGKTPQQGIKAHFTRHSKTTTTNSGTSLASPASSSVAAKEANAGSMTAASLPPEMESLHRLMTASMENIIAPLKRTMDEVKIIVEDQGKRIVDLEENATQLTERVTALEAICEQLLTQNESLNERMEDASNRSRRCNLRVTNVLPSPGERNDCVQFMQNFFATVLGDVFTEPPILDRAHRIGQENPGPNPRPRVMIVRFHYFQDKMRALRADRSLLQWKGQKIMLYPDYAPATVKLRATFTKTADEAQRFYDRRIARLPDMERNTTTKPARRGRATTQERGDTGREREEENGAGLGNEEDGTHGKNGPGGEDEAMGGISVEGEYNDEVNDGEEEDGGSGSESGDNMGALDENDGTE, encoded by the exons ATGGCTTCGCGGGGCGGCAAAACTCCACAGCAGGGGATAAAGGCGCACTTTACTCGGCATAGTAAAACTACCACTACAAACAGTGGGACTAGCTTAGCCTCTCCAGCTAGTAGCTCTGTAGCTGCTAAAGAGGCTAATGCTGGTAGCATGACCGCAGCCAGCCTACCCCCAGAAATGGAGAGCCTACACCGACTCATGACCGCATCAATGGAGAATATAATAGCTCCGCTGAAGAGGACCATGGATGAAGTGAAGATAATTGTGGAGGATCAAGGCAAAAGGATCGTCGACTTGGAAGAAAACGCAACGCAGCTAACTGAACGAGTCACCGCTCTTGAGGCTATATGTGAGCAGCTCTTGACCCAGAACGAGTCACTGAACGAACGCATGGAAGACGCCTCTAACAGGTCTAGACGCTGCAACCTGCGCGTCACGAACGTACTACCGAGTCCTGGGGAAAGGAACGACTGTGTTCAATTCATGCAAAACTTTTTTGCCACAGTACTTGGGGACGTGTTCACCGAGCCACCCATACTAGACAGAGCGCACAGGATCGGTCAGGAAAATCCGGGGCCCAACCCGAGGCCTAGAGTGATGATTGTCCGCTTCCATTACTTTCAGGACAAGATGCGTGCACTACGGGCAGACAGGAGCCTGCTACAATGGAAGGGACAGAAAATTATGCTCTATCCAGATTATGCGCCAGCTACTGTGAAACTTCGTGCCACATTCACCAAG ACCGCTGATGAAGCACAACGATTCTATGACCGGCGTATAGCCAGACTCCCGGACATGGAGAGAAACACAACTACCAAACCAGCGAGAAGAGGGCGCGCCACCACCCAGGAGAGAGGCGACACCGGCCGGGAGAGAGAGGAGGAGAACGGCGCTGGACTAGGCAACGAAGAGGATGGAACGCACGGGAAGAACGGTCCGGGAGGAGAGGACGAGGCGATGGGAGGCATCAGCGTGGAAGGAGAATATAACGACGAGGTGAACGACGGCGAAGAAGAAGACGGCGGCAGCGGCAGCGAGTCCGGAGACAACATGGGGGCTCTGGACGAGAATGACGGTACTGAGTAG